The following proteins are encoded in a genomic region of Phycodurus eques isolate BA_2022a chromosome 11, UOR_Pequ_1.1, whole genome shotgun sequence:
- the msh6 gene encoding DNA mismatch repair protein Msh6 isoform X3, whose product MAKQSSLFNFFSKSPPPVSKPKPRAHPSSVDKSTSSPKEEAKLHSSKATKVKPKIVVKNSKGGFNKLFSDNASTAKHVSSTCVFSAGSLVWTKLEGHPWWPCMVVPQPLTGQQMRGRGRAHRIHVHFFDEPSTRGWVSTKYIREYKGSDSSDAKTGGLFFSGNPKIRHAMELADKVLFDSPQKRLKMPLCTDPSDEEEEVEMQLDKSTVTDDEISDEDQDKNEELKSSEVSPRLTRSKGNKAKRRRIVVASDSEGSDDEFKPEQATSSSEDEEEGVTVSSEAKEAESPQESEAESPVKPVKRKRPTEKPAIAKPKIASTPSGAPKRVPPSIAVDTKSRLSVFSAHDSFDSQANGSATVGGSTIWDHEKLEWLQNHRRKDSQRRKVTDEGYDPTTLYVPEDFNNRNTPGMRQWWFIKSRLLDTVIFYKVGKFYELYHMDAVIGVNELGLTFMKGTWAHSGFPEIGFARFSGVLVQKGYKVARVEQTETPEMMEARCKTLVKPTKFDRVVKREVCRIITRGTQTYSVLDGTPAESQSKFLLSLKEKPEDEGKGGCCRVYGVCFVDTSVGFFHVGQFPDDRHCSRLRTLIAHFAPAEVLFEKGNPSVETRKILKASLATVLQEGLNSSTQFWDAQKTLKTLSEEDYFRTSAGKDHGTGSSFLPGILKKMTSGSDLLGLTPKEGYELALSSLGGCIFYLKKCLVDQELLSMANFEEYIPVDVEMEKSARRKSVFARTRQCMVLDGVTLANLEIFQNGSGGTEGTLLERLDTCSSPFGKRLLKQWLCAPLCNPRSIRDRLDALEDLMAAQAQVSEVSDLLKKLPDLERLLSKIHSIGTPLKGQDHPDSRAVLYEEVTYSKRKIADFLSAFEGFQTMQEIVNVFAAVTGNFQSTLLCKVVSLKSDNGGLFPDLSAELKRWETAFDHQKARATGVISPKKGFDSEYDQALVGIKSCERKLQDYLDRQKKRIGCKNMAYWGTGRNRFQMEVPDSISERNIPEEYEVKSTKKGWKRYVTKESEQLFYELQGFEEKRDAALKDCMRRLFYNFDKNYSNWKTAVECMAVLDVLLALTRYSQGGDGPMTRPQVVLPDGDKQVAPFLELTGSRHPCVTKTFFGDNFIPNDIYIGCPRGSKEDDMQKSHASCVLVTGPNMGGKSTLMRQCGLVIVLAQLGCFVPAVSLRFTPVDRVFTRLGASDRIMAGKEKKEEGEKKTTFSALLLIIFSAIGESTFFVELTIQS is encoded by the exons AGTGCGGGTTCTCTTGTGTGGACAAAGCTGGAGGGGCACCCATGGTGGCCATGCATGGTGGTACCTCAACCTTTGACCGGACAGCAGATGCGAGGCCGGGGTCGGGCCCACCGCATAcatgttcatttctttgatGAACCGTCCACACGGGGATGGGTCAGCACCAAGTACATCAGAGAGTACAAAG GTTCTGACAGTAGTGATGCTAAAACTGGAGGGTTGTTTTTCAGTGGGAATCCTAAAATCCGCCATGCAATGGAGCTTGCAGACAAAGTATTGTTTGATAGCCCACAAAAACGATTAAAGATGCCTCTTTGCACAGATCCCtcggatgaggaagaggaggtagAAATGCAG cTTGATAAATCTACAGTGACTGATGATGAGATCAGTGATGAGGATCAAGACAAAAATGAGGAGTTAAAGTCATCCGAGGTCAGTCCACGTCTAACCCGGTCCAAGGGAAATAAAGCCAAGCGCCGCCGCATAGTCGTGGCCTCAGATAGCGAGGGATCCGATGATGAATTCAAACCAGAGCAAGCCACAAGCAGCAGTGAGGACGAAGAAGAAGGAGTCACAGTGAGCAGTGAGGCCAAAGAAGCAGAGAGCCCACAAGAGTCTGAAGCGGAAAGCCCGGTTAAGCCTGTAAAGCGTAAACGTCCCACGGAGAAGCCTGCGATTGCAAAGCCAAAGATAGCCAGCACCCCTTCCGGTGCACCAAAACGAGTTCCACCATCTATAGCTGTTGACACAAAGTCTCGTTTATCAGTCTTTTCAGCCCATGACAGCTTTGATAGCCAAGCCAATGGGTCAGCCACAGTTGGCGGATCCACAATTTGGGACCACGAGAAGCTGGAGTGGTTACAGAATCACAGGAGGAAAGACAGTCAAAGGCGTAAAGTGACGGATGAGGGATATGATCCTACCACTCTGTATGTGCCAGAAGACTTCAACAACAGAAACACTCCTGGTATGCGTCAGTGGTGGTTTATCAAATCCAGGTTGTTGGACACCGTTATTTTCTACAAAGTTGGAAAGTTCTACGAACTCTACCACATGGATGCTGTGATCGGAGTCAATGAGCTTGGACTGACTTTTATGAAAGGGACCTGGGCACATTCTGGCTTTCCAGAGATTGGTTTTGCACGCTTCTCAGGTGTACTAGTCCAGAAGGGCTACAAGGTGGCACGTGTGGAGCAGACTGAAACCCCAGAGATGATGGAAGCCCGATGTAAGACTCTGGTCAAGCCCACTAAGTTTGACCGTGTTGTGAAAAGAGAGGTGTGCAGGATCATTACGCGGGGCACCCAAACCTACAGCGTGTTGGACGGTACTCCTGCTGAGAGTCAGAGCAAGTTTCTGTTAAGTTTAAAGGAAAAACCTGAAGATGAAGGAAAGGGTGGTTGTTGCCGTGTCTATGGAGTCTGCTTTGTAGATACTTCTGTGGGCTTCTTCCATGTTGGTCAGTTTCCAGACGACCGGCATTGTTCACGTCTACGCACCCTGATTGCACACTTTGCCCCTGCTGAAGTACTTTTCGAAAAGGGGAACCCATCCGTTGAAACACGCAAAATACTAAAGGCTTCTCTCGCTACAGTGCTACAGGAGGGACTGAATTCAAGCACTCAgttctgggatgctcagaagaCTCTGAAAACGCTTTCAGAGGAAGACTACTTTAGAACAAGTGCAGGCAAGGACCATGGGACAGGGAGTAGTTTTCTCCCTggtattcttaaaaaaatgacCTCTGGGAGTGATTTGCTTGGTCTTACCCCCAAGGAGGGCTACGAACTGGCACTCTCGTCATTGGGTGGATGTATCTTCTACTTAAAGAAGTGTCTTGTAGACCAGGAGCTACTCTCCATGGCGAACTTCGAAGAATACATCCCTGTCGATGTGGAAATGGAGAAATCTGCCAGACGAAAAAGTGTCTTTGCTCGGACACGCCAATGCATGGTCTTGGATGGAGTGACTCTGGCAAACCTTGAGATATTTCAGAATGGCTCTGGCGGTACAGAGGGAACGCTGCTCGAGCGCCTCGACACTTGCTCCAGCCCCTTTGGAAAGCGGCTACTCAAGCAGTGGCTCTGTGCTCCTCTCTGTAACCCAAGATCCATCAGGGACAGACTGGATGCACTGGAAGACCTGATGGCTGCTCAAGCACAAGTGTCTGAAGTTTCAGACCTCCTTAAGAAGCTTCCAGATTTAGAGCGCCTCCTGAGTAAAATTCACAGCATTGGCACACCACTGAAGGGGCAAGACCACCCAGACAGCAGGGCGGTTCTCTATGAGGAGGTCACCTACAGTAAGAGAAAAATAGCAGACTTTCTTTCAGCATTTGAAGGTTTCCAAACGATGCAGGAGATTGTCAATGtctttgcagcagttactggtAACTTTCAGTCCACATTACTCTGCAAAGTGGTCAGTCTTAAGAGTGACAATGGTGGTCTTTTTCCTGACCTGTCTGCTGAACTCAAGCGCTGGGAGACAGCCTTCGACCACCAAAAAGCTCGGGCCACTGGTGTCATTAGCCCGAAGAAGGGCTTTGACTCAGAATATGACCAGGCTCTGGTAGGCATCAAGAGTTGCGAGCGAAAGCTACAGGATTATCTTGACCGACAGAAAAAGAGAATAGGCTGCAAGAACATGGCGTACTGGGGTACTGGGCGAAATCGCTTTCAGATGGAGGTGCCCGACAGCATCTCTGAGAGGAATATTCCAGAAGAATATGAGGTGAAGTCGACAAAAAAAGGCTGGAAGCGTTACGTGACGAAGGAGTCTGAGCAGCTGTTCTACGAGTTACAAGGATTTGAGGAGAAGAGAGACGCTGCTCTGAAAGACTGCATGAGGAGGCTCTTCTACAACTTTGACAAGAACTACAGCAACTGGAAGACTGCGGTGGAGTGCATGGCTGTGCTCG ACGTTCTATTGGCCTTAACACGATACAGCCAAGGGGGAGATGGTCCAATGACCAGGCCACAGGTGGTTCTCCCGGATGGGGATAAGCAAGTAGCACCCTTCCTCGAGCTCACTGGTTCTCGTCACCCTTGTGTTACCAAGACATTCTTTGGCGACAACTTCATTCCTAATGACATCTACATCGGCTGCCCCCGTGGCAGCAAGGAAGATGACATGCAAAAAAGTCATGCCTCCTGTGTCCTCGTCACAGGGCCCAATATGGGTGGAAAGTCGACTCTCATGAGACAG TGTGGACTTGTGATTGTGCTCGCTCAGTTGGGTTGCTTCGTTCCTGCCGTGAGTCTGCGTTTCACACCAGTCGATCGAGTCTTCACTCGGCTGGGAGCTTCCGATCGTATCATGgctggtaaagaaaaaaaagaagagggggaaaaaaaaacaacattttctgcACTTCTTTTAATCATCTTCTCTGCTATAGGAGAGAGCACCTTCTTTGTTGA GCTAACCATTCAGTCGTGA